Within Oscillospiraceae bacterium, the genomic segment ACCATCATGATCGACACTCTTATGGCGATCGGCGGCGGCGTTATTTTATATATGCAGAACAGCACCATGTTTGTCGTCGCCGCGATTGTGGTGGTTTTATATGGCGTGATTGTGTTTTCTTTCAACAAGCCTTTGCAAAAAGTCAACCGAAAAAGCATGGAAGAAAACGCACAGCTGACTTCGTTTCTAGTCGAATCTCTCAATGGGATCGAAACTGTAAAAGCTTTTAACTCTGAGCGTTCGGCCAACATTGAGACCGAGAGAAAATTCGTCAAACTACAGCGCACAGTGTTTCATAATGGCCTGCTGAACAATATCTCCGGCTCGCTCTCCGGTTTTGTTTCCTCGGTGGGCGGCGTGGTGATCCTCTGGGTGGGCGCGTCGTTTGTCATTCGGGGCGAGCTGTCCATTGGCCAGTTGCTGACGTTCAACGCCCTGCTCGTGTACTTCCTAGATCCGGTGAAAAATCTGATCAATCTTCAGCCAACAATGCAAACCGCCATTGTCGCGTCCGACCGATTGGGTGAGATCCTCGACCTGGAGCTGGAAAAGACCGACGGCGAGGACAAAAAAATCCAGCCGGTTTCTCTGCGCGAGCCGATCCGGATTGAGGAGCTGGATTTCCGCTATGGGACAAGAAATCTCGTCTTACAGGACATCAACCTGCACATAAACCCGGGGGAAAAGATTGCCCTTGTCGGGGAGAGCGGCTCCGGCAAGACGACGCTGGTGAAGCTGCTGCTGAATTTCTATCCCTGGGAAAAGGGTGAGATCCTGATCGGCCCCTACAACATCCAGGACATTCAGCTGGAGTGGCTGCGCGAGCGCATCGCGTATATCTCACAGGACGTATTTTTGTTCAGCGGCACGATCTTTGAAAACCTGACGCTGGGCCTTCCGGACCCCACGATGGAGGAAGTCGTCCGGGTGGCGACGATGACCTGCGCCCACGATTTTATCAACACGTTTCCGCTCCGCTATGACACGATGCTGGAAGAAAATGGATCTAACCTCTCGGGCGGGCAGAAGCAGCGGCTGGCCATCACCCGCGCTTTGCTCAAAAGGCCGGATGTCCTGATCATGGACGAGGCCACCAGCAACCTGGACAGCATCACCGAGAAGGCCATCGGGCGCATGATTGACGAGCAGACCCAGGGCATCACCACGCTGATCATCGCCCACCGCCTGAGCACCATCATGCGGTGCGACAGGATTTACATCATGGACGACGGGCATTTTGTGGAGAGCGGCACGCATGCCGAACTGATGGCGCGGCGGGGCGTGTATTACCGGCTCTGGAAGGAACAGCTCCCCGACGTGTCGGGGGGAGGCGTGCTATGAAGAAGTCGACGATTTTAGAACTGAAGGACATGTCGGACAGCCGCGAGGTGCTGTCCGAACGGCCCCATCGGTTTGTGAGATGGTTTGGATACGGTTTGATCGTGCTGATCGCGGCGGCGCTGGTCTGGGCGTTTTGGGGGCGCATCGATTCCTATGTCAAGGCCCAGGGTGAGGTGCGGCCCAATGAATCGGTCAGCGTCGTCCGCAACACCGTCACCGGGCGGGTGCTGGAGGCCAATCTGTCCGAGGGCCAGCGTGTGAAGAAGGGCGACCTGCTGTTCTCCATGGAGGTGGAGACCCAGTTGAACACCGCCGCCGTGCTGGAGCGCCAGGTCGCGTCGGTCAATCAGGAGATGGCCAATCTGGAGAAGTACCGGACCAGCATCATGCAGGATGAAAACCTCTTCGATGAGAACGACCCGGACGAGGTGGACTACTACTATCGCTATCAAAAGTATGTCGTCGACCGGGACGTCTCCGTGGAGCAGATGAAGAACACCAATCTGGACTTTGTCAGGCTCAAAAATGACGCGCAGATCTCGGAGAGCAACGCGCGCGGCAACAGGGAGCGCATTGAAAACGAGATCTCGCATTTGCAGCTGTTGCTGCGCT encodes:
- a CDS encoding peptidase domain-containing ABC transporter yields the protein MPRYTCIKQYDITDCGAACLATIAKQHGLKIPITRIREVAGTDKRGTNVYGMVKAAERLGFSAKGVKGDREAFFSPFPLPCIAHVIVDGALLHYVVIHKITKRQVVLADPAKGLRELAPEEFFKEWTGVLILMAPAQKFEKGDQTKSIWSRFFRLLIPQKSLLINIFFASLVYTILGIGASFYFKIMMDEILPNLLERSLTIISIGVIALYLFQSLLGAFRSHMLLYMSQKLDINLILGYYSHVLKLPMNFFGTRKIGEIVSRFMDASKVREAISGATLTIMIDTLMAIGGGVILYMQNSTMFVVAAIVVVLYGVIVFSFNKPLQKVNRKSMEENAQLTSFLVESLNGIETVKAFNSERSANIETERKFVKLQRTVFHNGLLNNISGSLSGFVSSVGGVVILWVGASFVIRGELSIGQLLTFNALLVYFLDPVKNLINLQPTMQTAIVASDRLGEILDLELEKTDGEDKKIQPVSLREPIRIEELDFRYGTRNLVLQDINLHINPGEKIALVGESGSGKTTLVKLLLNFYPWEKGEILIGPYNIQDIQLEWLRERIAYISQDVFLFSGTIFENLTLGLPDPTMEEVVRVATMTCAHDFINTFPLRYDTMLEENGSNLSGGQKQRLAITRALLKRPDVLIMDEATSNLDSITEKAIGRMIDEQTQGITTLIIAHRLSTIMRCDRIYIMDDGHFVESGTHAELMARRGVYYRLWKEQLPDVSGGGVL